A stretch of the Oncorhynchus clarkii lewisi isolate Uvic-CL-2024 chromosome 9, UVic_Ocla_1.0, whole genome shotgun sequence genome encodes the following:
- the LOC139416011 gene encoding large neutral amino acids transporter small subunit 2-like: MTNGPRQRGSAAASGGDAVSESGKESGGVALKKEIGLVSACGIIVGNIIGSGIFVSPKGVMENASSVGLALIVWIVTGIITAIGALCYAELGVTIPKSGGDYAYVKDIFGGLAGFLRLWIAVLVIYPTNQAVIALTFSNYVLQPLFPTCFPPENGLRLLAGVCLLLLTWVNCSSVRWATRVQDIFTAGKLLALALIIIMGIVQICKGEYYWLEPANAFEPFQAYDVGLIALAFLQGSFAYGGWNFLNYVTEELVDPYVNLPRAIFISIPLVTFVYVFANIAYVTAMSPQELLASNAVAVTFGEKLLGVMSWIMPISVALSTFGGVNGSLFTSSRLFFAGAREGHLPSLLAMIHVKRCTPIPALLFTCLSTLLMLCTSDMYTLINYVGFINYLFYGVTVAGQIVLRIKQPDMHRPIRISLAWPVIYLLFWAFLLIFSLYSEPVVCGLGMAIMLTGVPVYFLGVYWDNKPACFNTFVAKMTYLGQKFCVVVYPGETKGGEEAGSGEECEQLKESRAPLSQEDGETQKSADC, translated from the exons GTAACATCATCGGGTCGGGCATCTTCGTCAGCCCTAAGGGTGTGATGGAGAACGCCAGTTCGGTGGGTCTGGCGCTGATCGTGTGGATCGTCACGGGCATCATCACGGCCATCGGGGCGCTGTGCTACGCCGAGCTGGGTGTCACCATCCCCAAGTCAGGGGGAGACTACGCATACGTCAAGGACATCTTCGGAGGACTGGCAGG gttCCTGCGTCTGTGGATCGCAGTGCTGGTGATCTACCCCACCAACCAGGCGGTGATCGCCCTCACCTTCTCCAACTACGTCCTACAGCCCCTCTTCCCAACCTGCTTCCCCCCGGAGAACGGACTGCGCCTGCTGGCCGGCGTCTGCCTAC tgtTGTTGACGTGGGTGAACTGCTCCAGTGTGCGATGGGCCACCAGAGTCCAGGACATCTTCACAGCCGGCAAGCTGCTGGCCCTGGCTCTCATCATTATCATGGGCATTGTGCAGATCTGCAAGG gaGAGTACTATTGGCTGGAGCCAGCGAATGCCTTCGAGCCCTTCCAGGCGTACGACGTGGGACTGATAGCCCTGGCCTTTCTACAAGGCTCCTTCGCCTACGGGGGATGGAACTTCCTCAACTACGTCACTGAGGAGCTGGTCGACCCCTATGT GAATCTTCCTCGCGCCATCTTCATCTCCATCCCCTTGGTGACGTTCGTCTACGTATTCGCTAACATCGCCTACGTCACTGCCATGAGTCCTCAGGAGCTGCTGGCCTCCAACGCTGTTGCCGTG acttTTGGTGAGAAGCTGCTGGGAGTGATGTCATGGATCATGCCCATTTCTGTAGCTCTGTCCACCTTTGGAGGTGTTAACGGATCCCTCTTCACCTCCTCACG GTTGTTCTTTGCTGGAGCCAGAGAGGGCCACCTCCCCAGTCTTCTGGCTATGATCCATGTGAAGCGCTGCACCCCCATCCCTGCTCTGCTCTTCACT TGTCTGTCCACCCTGCTGATGCTGTGCACCAGTGACATGTACACCCTCATCAACTACGTGGGCTTTATCAACTACCTCTTCTACGGGGTCACTGTTGCCGGGCAGATTGTGCTGCGCATCAAGCAACCCGACATGCACCGACCAATCAGG aTCAGTCTGGCATGGCCTGTGATCTATCTGTTGTTCTGGGCCTTCCTGCTCATCTTCTCCCTGTACTCTGAGCCCGTGGTGTGTGGCCTCGGTATGGCTATCATGTTGACTGGAGTACCTGTCTACTTCCTGGGTGTCTACTGGGACAACAAGCCCGCGTGCTTCAACACCTTCGTTG CCAAGATGACCTACCTGGGCCAGAAGTTCTGTGTGGTGGTGTATCCAGGGGAGACGAAGGGAGGCGAGGAGGCAGGGAGCGGGGAGGAGTGCGAGCAGCTGAAGGAGTCGCGGGCTCCTCTCTCGCAGGAGGACGGCGAGACACAAAAGTCTGCAGACTGCTGA
- the LOC139417131 gene encoding ubiquitin-like protein NEDD8 — MLIKVKTLTGKEIEIDIEPTDKVERIKERVEEKEGIPPQQQRLIYSGKQMNDEKTAADYKIQGGSVLHLVLALRGGEVLHCPTSLLLAL, encoded by the exons ATGTTGATTAAAGTCAAG ACCCTCACAGGGAAGGAAATTGAGATTGACATAGAGCCCACAGAcaag gtGGAGCGGATCAAGGAGcgagtggaggagaaagaggggatccCTCCTCAACAGCAGAGGTTGATCTACAGCGGGAAACAGAT GAACGATGAAAAGACAGCGGCAGACTACaagatccagggaggttctgtACTACATCTGGTCCTGGcactgagaggaggggaggtccTCCACTGTCCCACGAGCCTTCTGCTCGCCTTGTAA